In Euwallacea similis isolate ESF13 chromosome 17, ESF131.1, whole genome shotgun sequence, a single window of DNA contains:
- the Mgtor gene encoding nucleoprotein TPR isoform X5 — protein sequence METCLFASVVSQEEWKKVPAEIGQKISKFVNEKFEEFITSKALLETKNSNSEKSFTEIKGQNEALTSENEAHKARLEAANISITQLESQVSNLSSELIRLQTQSNQLEAEAAEYRHQRNLAVDERDETVKMIQRRNAQIESLQLDIETLTKQLQDAVSTKCEALAKAEEVASMRITLEYGEKRLEQERALMSSQIESLTEELQNRTDELLNMRRDNSSRCIQLETKLLEKTQELTVASEQLKSFNELNESLAARNEELAQKIFNLNETHSKVSESYVSEIDAKTMMTNTYKSMLEETQKHAEELKNALNEVQQMLRQATEQYGDLETKHKESGLAHEEIISKKNECIAMLKKELETANELIEQCKNGSISKDIEGLSSSAATVSRVMKSGMTYTEMYSRYVSTSEQLTSKSEECVRLNNYINCIVREIEEKGPQVTQLRQEFSDALDANETLKASNDSLLAEVQQLREANVENRRIEGQVARENQRMKKELADLSRQVVHLLQEVEHSRIGSSSTSTDNDLSDSVSSADIITKRLVTFNDIAELQATNQKLLALVRDLTERQEEIESFDPAAVANLQRKLEDLRESQIELLEEREQQTKMMATLRNQRDMYKNLYSQAAKGGGDTSVNLAFGTTDNGETLNKTQSEASDSNANSDEKVQDLETQITKYKKQVEEMKEEYETYRKERLDHEKILLEQLESVRNESKELTKMSCQLTSKAELNEEKFKVLQNNAEIFKKQIIALEKQNKIYSEAIIKHEQAASYLKDEAIQNQTKASKAEVILGSVQKENALLRDSERRLLKEVEMVKQHSHQQSLLQSNIELIKATLERNEAESKLRLEAKLDEAHLECSSLRRRLEEEQTHFRELTAHLEKQSKQAQERMEEEKLKADKLRKEISELRNDLINKTVHIEDLSKKLKSSVFAIPDASIEGRKLRELEQHMADAEAEINALKAKLKGAKDASEEYFNVAQNAEKQLQEVLDKEQEHLKEIEMQKQLVRELQEKNAELQGELSIQMDDQDIAAADIRSKSQQLQEELNVRSLDLRSAREQLEKAQSELKFMNEQLKASENKYAREVTLHSADLQSLTDLKAELDEANGQIQQVKSERDRAVEALDEHLQGAVKQQQLLDEEKQKLDERFKNMEEQNSLLLDQIQQLNTQLTLLQSQVSTDNLNTSQNSSLGENLNRSFTEDEVHKSGQLLKIIKYLRREKDIAVSKADIIEAEHFRLKSQFDSITKQLKEAKEQIEAQRQKLEVTNVSASKHSEVLRRLETLNAITDSNRALRHERDQLLSEMQELSARAEQMESELAPLQERNRDLQTKADQMQTENISLRAECTRWRQRANLLIEKTNRTSPEDWKKLQTERETLAKQLTVERGNNAKLSDENNNIRQTVAKLEDQLKSLRAQNNNQSEEISRLREQVQSLQYQASQLSESLDQQTQNNLRLSQENRSLTEEIGAKDNSISELKNNLTQVKKIAKKYKTQYEDQVKDIESLRQQNEQSQSEQSQNAEKQIQLLEQQKNEHEERVSLLETSHKENVDQLNQQVSSSQEQLDSLKKEIDILKQTSQEKEEKFKTLFKNAKDRIVSLTEQNTGLREELSKHDKSGHIGEQSDGANNTNELVERISNLQQEKDELIEKLQQEKSAHTSEVEALKHSISQLERKLGQQQGSKPSTSSASSEKSSTERPTADIKPIPGHSTNTQTQSVPIQPWRSGGEPPLASIRPMSQQLRTAAVLPTTQTPSAVMVPPQQQVHTTGTSSIEALSSSPTSSHTEYVPATSSASSAMLGARQVAVPPTQSSEDDDNSMQIQTAPQQQTLAVISPRVEPPSSGPTQEQGTSSSSSNTVTTTQAGLKRQRDPDTDSCQAEEKSQLKQQSKRTRLQQGISDSGLEVEYQVPTSSQREDDDNIILVESDGPDEGEGDDQEEPDDTEVYDMEGMEQDNYEDNDCQEVEEEEEAGNEVEVIEDSSEVPNQSESQESAEVEMMDRQAQSEAISSGTDAGPSSSSIHPISLSPRQRVVPPLPYRHQLLDEGTGRSVPTTPLQSSPQESIPNIAEEQGDRQTTQSDEENPQISVSTDSNICETRGEGSSEEATMGPPGQAGPSSDDNRPDEDLEGDDGVTSEGEKPPSTEEGEEEGREAEASQSPNEARRATRGNGPSARRSMRMSPARGSRMGPTPIVWGDARRSLQRQMPHGMGRGNHGNPGGNQSAPRRPRSRMQRPFGRF from the exons ATGGAGACGTGCCTTTTTGCCTCGGTGGTGAGCCAAGAAGAGTGGAAAAAAGTGCCCGCCGAAATCGGgcagaaaatttcaaagttcgTCAATGAGAAGTTCGAGGAGTTTATCACCTCAAAAGCTTTGTTGGAGACGAAAAATTCTAATTCGG AAAAAAGCTTCACAGAAATCAAAGGGCAAAATGAAGCACTCACCAGCGAAAATGAAGCGCACAAAGCGCGCCTTGAAGCTGCCAACATCTCAATCACTCAGCTGGAATCCCAAGTATCAAACCTTTCCTCTGAACTTATTAGATTACAAACGCAATCCAACCAACTTGAAGCAGAGGCTGCGGAATACCGACATCAACGCAATTTGGCCGTAGACGAACGTGACGAGACTGTGAAGATGATTCAAAGACGGAACGCCCAAATTGAAAGTTTACAATTGGACATTGAGACTTTGACCAAGCAGCTGCAGGACGCTGTCAGCACGAAATGTGAGGCTTTGGCTAAAGCAGAGGAAGTGGCGTCAATGAGGATTACTTTGGAATATGGGGAGAAAAGATTGGAGCAGGAACGGGCTTTGATGAGCAGTCAAATTGAAAGTCTTACAG AGGAACTTCAAAACAGGACTGATGAACTTCTAAACATGCGTCGAGACAACTCATCCCGCTGCATTCAACTTGAAACGAAACTTTTAGAGAAAACCCAAGAACTAACTGTTGCTTCTGAACaattaaaatctttcaatGAACTAAACGAGAGTTTAGCAGCTCGCAATGAAGAATTGGCTcagaaaatctttaatttgaatgaGACTCATTCGAAAGTCAGCGAATCATACGTCTCCGAAATTGATGCTAAAACTATGATGACCAATACATACAAATCCATGCTTGAGGAGACTCAGAAGCATGCAGAAGAACTGAAAAATGCCTTGAACGAGGTTCAACAGATGTTGAGGCAGGCCACGGAGCAGTATGGAGATTTAGAGACTAAACATAAGGAATCAGGACTGGCCCATGAGGAAATCATTTCAAAGAAGAACGAATGCATTGCAATGCttaaaaaagaattggaaACTGCTAATGAGTTAATTGAACAGTGCAAAAACGGATCGATTAGCAAAGATATTGAAGGACTTTCATCATCGGCAGCCACAGTTTCCAGAGTCATGAAATCAGGGATGACTTACACAGAAATGTACTCTCGCTATGTTTCAACTTCAGAACAACTTACAAGTAAATCAGAAGAGTGTGTAAGACTCAACAATTACATCAACTGCATTGTGAGAGAAATCGAGGAGAAAGGTCCACAGGTTACGCAGCTCCGTCAGGAATTCAGCGATGCACTAGACGCTAATGAAACCCTTAAGGCCTCCAATGATTCGTTATTGGCAGAGGTGCAACAACTACGCGAAGCCAATGTAGAAAATCGAAGAATTGAGGGTCAGGTGGCCAGGGAAAACCAGAGAATGAAGAAAGAGCTAGCAGATCTCTCCCGGCAAGTGGTACATTTGCTACAAGAAGTTGAGCATTCTAGAATTGGATCTTCAAGTACTTCCACCGATAATGATTTAAGTGATAGTGTTAGCTCAGCAGATATCATTACAAAGCGTTTAGTTACCTTCAATGATATTGCTGAACTCCAAGCTACCAACCAGAAGTTGTTAGCATTGGTACGAGATTTGACTGAAAGACAAGAAGAAATAGAATCCTTCGACCCAGCTGCTGTTGCTAACTTACAAAGAAAGTTGGAGGACTTAAGGGAATCGCAGATTGAGCTGCTTGAAGAGAGAGAGCAACAGACCAAAATGATGGCCACCTTGAGAAATCAAAGGGATATGTATAAGAACTTGTATTCACAAGCTGCTAAAGGAGGAGGAGATACCTCAGTGAATTTAGCCTTTGGTACAACTGATAATGGCGAAACTCTCAATAAAACTCAATCCGAAGCTTCAGATTCTAATGCGAATTCCGATGAAAAAGTGCAGGATTTAGAAACTCAGataacaaaatacaaaaaacaagTTGAGGAAATGAAGGAGGAGTATGAGACTTACAGGAAAGAGAGATTGGATCATGAGAAAATTCTTTTGGAGCAATTAGAATCTGTGCGCAATGAGTCTAAAGAACTTACAAAAATGAGCTGCCAACTCACGTCTAAAGCAGAGCTTAACGaagagaaatttaaagttCTCCAAAATAACgcagaaattttcaaaaaacaaataatagccttagaaaagcaaaacaaaatttacagtGAAGCTATAATCAAGCACGAACAGGCAGCCTCTTACCTTAAAGATGAAGCAATTCAGAACCAAACTAAAGCATCGAAGGCTGAAGTTATTCTGGGAAGTGTCCAAAAAGAAAACGCCCTCCTCAGAGATTCTGAAAGGAGATTGTTGAAAGAAGTTGAGATGGTTAAACAGCATTCTCATCAACAAAGTTTGCTGCAAAGCAACATTGAACTCATCAAAGCTACTTTAGAGCGCAATGAAGCGGAAAGCAAGCTGAGACTTGAAGCCAAGCTTGACGAAGCTCACTTAGAATGCTCATCTTTGCGCAGAAGACTCGAGGAGGAGCAGACACACTTCAGGGAACTAACTGCACATTTAGAGAAACAATCCAAACAAGCACAGGAGCGAATGGAGGAGGAAAAGCTTAAAGCAGATAAACTGCGCAAAGAAATTTCGGAACTCCGAAACGATCTAATCAACAAAACTGTTCATATTGAAgatttatctaaaaaacttaaaagttCAGTATTTGCAATTCCTGATGCAAGTATTGAAGGCAGAAAATTAAGGGAGTTGGAACAGCATATGGCAGATGCTGAAGCTGAAATTAACGCATTAAAAGCCAAACTAAAAGGTGCCAAAGACGCATCTGAGGAATACTTCAATGTGGCTCAAAATGCCGAAAAACAACTACAAGAAGTTCTAGACAAAGAGCAGGAACATTTGAAGGAAATCGAAATGCAAAAGCAACTAGTGCGGGAGTTGCaagagaaaaatgcagaattgcAAGGAGAACTGTCGATTCAGATGGATGACCAGGATATTGCAGCAGCCGACATTAGAAGCAAGTCTCAACAGTTACAAGAAGAACTTAATGTTCGGAGTTTGGATCTGCGGTCAGCCAGAGAGCAATTGGAGAAAGCTCaaagtgaattaaaattcatgaatGAGCAGTTAAAAGCCTCAGAAAACAAATATGCCCGGGAAGTTACATTGCACTCAGCTGATTTGCAAAGTTTAACTGATTTGAAGGCAGAACTTGACGAGGCAAATGGTCAGATTCAACAAGTAAAATCTGAGAGAGATCGAGCGGTAGAAGCTTTGGATGAACACTTACAAGGCGCTGTAAAACAGCAACAATTGCTTGATGaagagaaacaaaaattggACGAACGATTTAAGAATATGGAGGAACAAAACAGCCTTCTGTTAGATCAGATTCAGCAACTAAACACACAACTCACCCTCCTGCAATCTCAAGTCTCCACAGATAATCTTAACACAAGTCAGAATTCTAGTCTTGGTGAAAACCTTAATCGGTCATTTACAGAAGACGAAGTTCATAAATCAGGTCAGCTGCTTAAGATTATTAAATACTTGAGACGAGAGAAGGATATTGCTGTGAGCAAAGCTGATATCATCGAAGCTGAACACTTTAGGCTTAAATCCCAATTTGACTCTATTACCAAGCAGCTAAAGGAGGCTAAAGAACAGATCGAAGCTCAGAGACAAAAGCTTGAAGTTACTAATGTTTCTGCATCCAAACATTCAGAAGTTCTGCGCAGATTGGAGACATTAAACGCAATTACTGACAGTAATAGAGCTTTGAGGCACGAACGGGATCAGCTGTTGAGTGAAATGCAAGAATTAAGCGCAAGGGCTGAACAAATGGAAAGTGAGTTAGCTCCCCTACAGGAGAGAAATAGAGACTTGCAAACTAAAGCTGATCAGATGCAAACGGAGAATATCTCTCTACGAGCTGAATGTACTCGATGGAGACAGAGGGCTAATTTACTCATTGAAAAAACTAACAGGACTAGTCCTGAGGACTGGAAAAAGCTGCAGACTGAAAGGGAGACTTTAGCCAAACAGTTAACTGTCGAGCGGGGCAATAATGCCAAACTCTCCGATGAGAATAACAATATTAGACAAACAGTTGCAAAACTGGAAGATCAATTAAAATCCTTGAGGGCTCAGAATAATAATCAAAGTGAAGAAATTAGCAGGCTGAGGGAGCAGGTGCAAAGCTTGCAATACCAAGCTTCCCAACTCAGTGAGAGCTTAGATCAGCAGACTCAGAATAATTTAAGATTATCTCAAGAAAACCGATCACTAACTGAAGAAATAGGTGCTAAAGACAACTCAATAAGTGAGCTCAAGAATAACTTAACTCAGGTGAAAAAGATTGCCAAGAAATATAAGACCCAGTATGAAGATCAAGTCAAGGATATTGAATCTCTTAGACAACAGAATGAGCAAAGCCAAAGTGAACAAAGCCAAAATGCAGAGAAGCAAATTCAGTTGCTAGAGCAGCAGAAGAATGAGCATGAAGAGCGGGTGAGCTTGTTAGAGACTTCACATAAAGAGAATGTGGATCAGTTGAACCAGCAGGTGAGCAGCAGTCAAGAGCAGCTTGATTCGctgaaaaaggaaattgatattttgaaacagACTTCGCAAGAAAAGGAGGAAAAATTCAAGACTCTTTTCAAGAACGCTAAAGACCGAATAGTGAGTCTAACTGAACAAAATACGGGTTTGAGAGAAGAACTTTCCAAACATGACAAATCCGGACATATAGGGGAACAGTCTGATGGTGCTAACAACACTAATGAGCTTGTTGAGAGGATTAGCAACTTGCAGCAAGAGAAAGATGAGTTGATAGAAAAATTACAGCAGGAAAAGAGCGCGCATACATCAGAGGTAGAAGCACTAAAGCATAGCATTAGTCAGTTAGAAAGGAAGTTGGGACAGCAACAAGGCTCCAAGCCCAGCACTAGTTCTGCTTCCAGTGAGAAGTCTTCCACTGAAAGACCTACTGCTGATATTAAGCCGATTCCTGGGCATTCAACCAATACTCAAACCCAGTCAGTTCCTATCCAGCCGTGGCGTAGTGGTGGGGAGCCCCCACTGGCTAGTATAAGACCAATGTCCCAGCAGTTGAGAACAGCCGCAGTATTACCAACAACCCAAACTCCTAGCGCTGTTATGGTACCTCCACAACAGCAGGTTCACACTACTGGGACTTCGTCTATCGAGGCTCTGTCTAGCAGTCCTACTTCGTCCCACACCGAGTACGTGCCAGCTACAAGTTCTGCTAGTTCCGCCATGTTGGGTGCTAGACAAGTAGCAGTGCCGCCAACACAGTCTTCGGAAGATGATGACAATTCTATGCag ATCCAAACAGCTCCTCAACAACAAACTCTAGCAGTGATTTCCCCTAGAGTGGAACCTCCAAGTAGTGGTCCTACTCAAGAACAAGGCACCAGCTCCAGCAGCTCGAATACTGTGACAACGACCCAGGCAGGTTTGAAACGTCAACGAGATCCGGACACTGATAGTTGTCAAGCGGAAGAAAAGTCGCAATTGAAGCAGCAGAGCAAACGTACAAGGTTACAGCAAGGTATCAGCGACAGCGGCTTGGAAGTGGAGTACCAAGTACCGACTAGTAGTCAGAGGGAAGACGATGACAATATAATCCTAGTGGAAAGCGATGGTCCAGATGAGGGTGAAGGTGATGACCAGGAGGAACCTGATGACACCGAGGTATATGACATGGAAGGAATGGAACAGGACAACTATGAGGATAATGATTGTCAAGAAGTAGAAGAAGAGGAGGAGGCTGGGAATGAGGTGGAGGTAATTGAGGATTCCAGCGAAGTGCCCAATCAGAGTGAGAGTCAGGAGAGTGCGGAAGTGGAGATGATGGACAGACAGGCCCAATCCGAGGCTATTAGCAGTGGGACTGACG CAGGTCCATCGAGCTCCTCCATACACCCCATTTCACTAAGTCCTCGCCAGCGTGTGGTACCGCCGCTGCCCTACCGGCACCAGCTCTTAGACGAAG GTACCGGTCGCAGTGTTCCGACAACCCCCTTACAGTCATCTCCCCAGGAATCTATCCCTAATATTGCGGAGGAACAGGGTGATAGACAAACCACTCAAAGTGatg aagaaaatccTCAAATATCTGTGAGTACCGACTCAAATATCTGTGAGACTCGAGGTGAAGGCAGTTCGGAGGAGGCGACCATGGGCCCGCCAGGGCAAGCGGGTCCGTCTTCGGATGACAATCGTCCAGATGAGGATTTGGAGGGGGACGACGGGGTTACCTCTGAGGGTGAGAAACCTCCTTCGACAGAGGAAGGAGAAGAGGAAGGCCGGGAAGCTGAAGCTTCTCAGAGCCCGAATGAAGCGAGGAGGGCGACGCGAGGAAACGGCCCTTCTGCCAGGAGATCTATGAGGATGAGTCCCGCCAGAGGCTCCAGAATGGGGCCGACCCCTATTGTTTGGGGAGACGCGAGACGTTCGTTGCAGAGGCAAATGCCCCATG